Genomic window (Corvus cornix cornix isolate S_Up_H32 chromosome 4A, ASM73873v5, whole genome shotgun sequence):
GATCCTGGGGAGTAAGTTGTGTTTGCATGTGGCATGTTCAAAAATAAAGCCAAGTCCCTGCAGATACAAGCCCTGACCAACACCTCTATTTGTACCACCCCAGGAGCCCAGTGGCTGAAATTTTCATTGTACTTTGCCAGTTATCTGCATGATTTTTCAAAACTCATGAGCTTTGCTCTGTGCACTTAAGTGTTTTAAAGTTGCACGTGTATAACCCAGGATGTAAATCCAACATGGTctgcctgtgccaggacagctgggaagTAGACTGGATATCCTACAGGAAAGGACTGCTGCTCAGGAGTGTTAAAATGCCTTAAAGATACTTGCAAAATACCTCCAAAGCAGTTGCTGATCTTTCACAATTGGGAATAAGTGACTACATTGTCCCTCACAACTTCCCTGCTCATCTCCAGAGTGGTTCAACTCCAGAACTTGCAGAGCTCTGACCTCCATCTACGAAGATAATAATGTGTTATGCAAGTAATACTTTCATCTTTACTGATTATTATCTGCTTAAAATAATGTCTCAGTCAtgcattaataataattttctgaataaaCTTGACAGTGTATTTGCAAGGCACTGCTTTGAAATGTCCTGGAATGCCAACAGAAAAGGATTTGATACACTTCACTCCAGAGAGGTTAATGGTAATAACATTAGTCCTAATGAATGAATTCATTATAGGTATAAGCATACCTTTGTCATGGGTTTCCCTTAAAATATACAAGGAAAATCCAGTTAGTGGCACTTCTCTTTAATTACGCCCTGAAGGAAAGTTAACAGTGCATACAGCAgagatacaattttttaaactaaCAGCAATAAAGCCCAGAGGAAGCAGTATACAACACATGGTGACTGCAGGAGTAAAAAATGTACATCCCGTAACTTCTTACTCCTGTGTCTGCATAAGCTCGTGTGCCATCTAGTAAAGCCTCTACTtttcaaacacacacagctTGAATGATTACAAAATAAGTGTGCCAAAGCTGCCTCAGGAAATTTATGTTCATAGTAATAAAATGTTGGCTAATAAAGTATGGCTGCGCATCATTGACTGCAGGGAGATAAGCACAGACCTTGAAGCCAACAGACCTGGAATATATTTCAAtagaaagcaatgaaaaatggTGGAGGTATTTTGGATTCATCTTTACAtcaaaaattgcatttttcattgGTGTAGCTCTTTAAGGTCAACTGTGGATGTCAGTCTGAATTAGAACTGGTTACCTGTTATTGGAGGAAAGAATGTTCCATCTGTGtaataagcaaagcaaaacattcatttttccatttttccaagaaaatccATTAGCAGCCATTAGTGCATAGTGTTTCCAAGTCACCATATACTGATACATTTTAGCTAGTTCTGTGTTTCACAGGAGAATGAGTCTTCACTCCCTTACACTGGAGCAAAGACACTAATTAAGCATAGCTTTGGAAAAGTCTCTCTGGGTGATGACTGGATGTGCCTCAGACAGAGGAGTGGTGCGAGCCATCAGCTGCTCTTCAGTCTGAGTAAGGAACTCACTGAGACTTTCTGAGGTAGCCataaaggaggggaaaaaacactgaagtaaAAACATAGCACCACGTTTCATTAAAAAACTGGCTTCAGAACACTGGTCTTTCCCTCCTCTGTGCACAGTCAAACTCCTGGACTTGAAACTTGATTTTTGTAGAGTTCTGGCTGTCTTGATTCACCCATCAAACGCACACAAAACAGGTTTGTGAATTTACCCTTCTCCAGTCAGTGATGTCTAATCTGGGGTAACAAAGACTGTTCCTGTACCTGCATTTCTGTTACTACAAGTTCTTCATGCACACCTGGCAGCGGCTGACCCGTGTCCGAAGCTGTCCCGCTTTCAGAGTCTCTGAGGGAGGAGCACTGACaaactgctgctcctgctccaccGTGGTCAGCCAGAAGCTGTACTTGTTGGCAAAGTAATGGCACGTGCCCCGAGCACCGTTGCACTCGATGAACGGAGTAGCTCGGAAATCCTCCAGGCAGGAACCGGGTGAGACAAGGGACTGGCCTCCACCTTCCGCCCCCGCTGCAGTGTGCTGAAATAAAAGACGGCACGTTGAGTGAGCTCAAAGGAAGAGATGGAGGCAAACGGGAGTCTCCTGGTTCCATTGCTAAAAGGAGTGAAACAGGCAACCAGAACTATACAGCTGGCTGTGTGTATCTGTCTCTTGAGTCATGGTTcgaagggaaaaagcaaaggaacatGCTTAGGCTGAATATATAAGCCGGGAATAATGGAAAACCAGCTTTTCACTTGAAAGTTGggaaaatttcaaaacaataatGCTGCCATCATGTTTTTCTAACAATCTTACAGCTTCTAGAAGAGTGCAATAGAAAACTTTTTCCACTGAGAAAGAGGATTAAGTCAATAGTGTAGCTTAATTACTGTTCCCACATTTAAGGGTTTGAAGAACAAACATCTGTGGCAATCCAGAACTAAGGCCACAGTGTTACCACCAAAACTGATCAGGACAGGTGCTAAACAGGGCAAACTCAGAGCTACAGCAACTCAGTTGATGAAGAAGTGCACTGGGGCAAGGAGAGACAGGGCTCCAGGCTCCTGTAAGTAACCCACAGAACACAGTCTCAGTGACCTCATCAGAGAGGAGAGATCAAAATGTTTAAAGCTGCCTTTGCGCTAGCAGTAGTGTCCTTACCATAAGGAAGGAGTATCCTATCCACAGGCTGCGCCAGCCCAGGGGACACTGTGGGATGGTGATGTCCTGGctgtgcacagccacagcctgggaagGTGCTTCACACACAGAGCACCGGCTGATGTACTGTGGGATCTGGACGCTGTCCACGGGCATCATGGGGATGGGAGCAGTGGTGGACAGCCAGTAGGACTTGTCATTTCGGCTGGCGTAGTAGCACACTTCATTGATGTTGCAGTAAATAAAGGGCATGGTGCTGAAGCGAGGCAAACATGAGCCAgcaaaacctggaaaaattGGAGCAGTGGTCATCCCAAGCATCTGCCAAACACTCCAAGTCACACACACCAACGTTAGGGATGAGGATGGTATGAGTGACACCGCTCCCAGTGCAGATTTGGCCAAGCCAGCTGCCACCACCTCCACCACAACCCTCTGCACTATCAGGGAGGATGGCTtctttgaaatgtaattttggcCTGTGTTGTTCATTCCTGAGAGAATTGCGTCAACTCACCGAGATCCTGGTTGTGTGACTTCTCCTGCCCCTCCACGTACAGCAAGCTGTAGCCGTCCCAGAGCTTGTTCATCCCTATGGGGCATGGGGGGATCTGATCTGACTGACTGTGCTTCACCAGAGTGTATCCAACGCCCACGCTCCGACCAGGCATTCCCGGCAAACCAAGGGAACCCGGcttcccagcagcacctgggagaCAGAAGGAGAACTGCTATTTCTAGTGCACAGTGTGGACATCAGCTGGTTCTACACTCCATCTGGCATTGCTTATGGCAGCCTTGCACAACGAGGAGCCCAAGCTGTATGAATTACTAGACTTAACAGCTCCAAAAGCAGTCATTTCACAGCACCACCCACCCATTCCCTTCCtcttttagttttctttctttgcccaACAACTCTGGTGCCAGTGTGTTAGGTGTCTCACAGTGCAGTAATTCTGAGGATTTCAAAGCACCAACCAAAACCtaattcattcatttttgcTATAGTACTCTTCTTGATGatattcctcttctttctcaCTGTGCCCTTCCTCACTGTCCAAGCCTCACAGGCAGGGTTACTGTGAATACTATGTCACTCCTTTAGATCTTCAAGATGATTCCCACATacacaaaacattaaaactAAAAGGTGTTGAGAATTGCACCTACAGAAACACCAGCAGTGACATCAACAAGGACATGTGACAGAACTTTCCTCAGTGAAGATAAAATTTCCTTCATTGCAGATACAAAACACAAGACCACAGTCATCCCCTGGTCTTCCTAAGGGATTTGTGTGTTGGGGAGGGTCTCTGCAGAAACTATAAGCAAACACAATTCTACTGTTTGCCTCTTTTTGATCTGTGCTCCCCAAATCATAATATTACCTTCAAATCCCTGTGGTCCTGGGGCACCTGGAAGTCCTGGTTCCCCAACTATGCCAGGTGTTCCAGGTAAGCCATCACGTCCTTTCAAACCCAGTCTTCCTGGCAAACCTTTTGggcctgaaataaaatacaattattaGTATCATCATTTCCTCATAGTATTGCCCTCACTCCTGCAATCATATTCCAGAAGGGAAATAGGATGTCAGCAGCCATGCCAAGAGCTCATTCTTCACCAGCTGTGGTTATAAACAGCCACCTCCAAAAGAGACTCCACCTGATGTGGTTGTCTGTAGAAGGATTGCAAGGTACAGCTGAGTATGGTTACACATGgttaaaaatgaagcattatatttgtatatattatATTTGTATGCATTTTGATGGAATtctttcctaaattaaaaatccatGTAAACATTCCTAATGCATTTCATAAAGTagtgtttttcttccagaagaatGGCATTGTGGTGATCTGAGTGTACTTTTTACCTGGTTTTCCAGCTGGGCCATGGAATCCAGGATCTCCATCAAAGCCAGGGACACCATCAATTCCTGGCAGACCAGGTAATCCTGCAGGGGCTGTGACTTCTTCTGGCTGTGGGGTTATTCCTGGAGCCCCTGGTCTGCCAGGGAGACCTACACGTGCGGCAAAGGATGTGTAAGTACCCcacaaaaaccacacagattTCATGCTAATCCTGACACAAAGGAGAAGAATGTGAAATTAAGACCACCATTGCACATCAGCACTGGGTATCTTGTAAAAAGTATGTCAAGCTCTTTCTAACTTATTTCAGTCTCTAAGGGATCAAGAGTCTCCCAAATAAGCCCATTAAAGGAGCTCTGAAGTAAtccccagcccaaaccaggTGCAATAAATGACAGCTTTTTAAATCCTCCAGCACTCACCTCGACGGCCCATTTCACCTTTCAGCCCAGCATAACCAGGATCCCCTGGAGGCCCATCTTTACCTGGCATCCCCATTAGGCCAGGCTCGCCTCTTGCCCCTGCAAAGACACACAGCCAAAACTGGGCCTAAGCACAGGCTCCTGATTCTGACCCGCAGCTGGAGCTCTCACGACAGCAACAGCATTTGGGCTCCAAGATGGAGGGGACCTCAAGGAAGTCTGTGCCTAATTTCACATCCACAATGGCTGTAGAGCCTCAAGACAAGAATTTCCACTGCTACCTAATTGTACTTTATTGAAAGTACTCTTCCCCTTCCTTGGGTAACCCAGGGACAGGGTTGGGGACTACACATCTTTACTATTTGGAATCCATCTCAATGCACAGCACAGGGGGATGGGATCTGCCAGCCCACGAAGACAGCAGACAGTTACTCATCTGGCAGTGGCTGTCCATCCTGCCCTGGCTTTTGAGCTGTGTGGTGTCTCTCAAACCTTGCTCCTGGAGTCCCTGTGTGCAGCTGCCCTTTGGCCTTCTTTGGTACAGACCAAAGAGAGAGCAACGTGCTCCCTGCCTTTGCCCAGAACAACATCTCTGAACTCCTACAATCCTCTTAGCTTCCTGTGGAGACCTAAATCCACCACGCTAAAGCCTCTGAGCATACAGGACAGGTGGGATGAAGCAGCAACTCCAGTCCTTGCCTAGAGTGCACAAGTGGGTAGCTGTGGTTAACAAGCACAGCAACATTGCAGGTGGACACCAtctactcagaaaaaaaaaaccacaaagataAGAGATAAAAAATCATTAGGGACACACTGACAAACACCCGGAGCTGGCCCCACCTGGAAGCTTTTGGAGTCAGTAGGTAAAATCTGCAGGAGCCAAAAGGAAAGACGGAGACATCAAATTCAGCTGTTACACCTGAATGAGGGAGGCCACACTAACCACCCAACAGCCATTCCTACTGTCCAGATAACAAGTGCCAAACCACTCCCAGATCCTTTCAAGGCAAGATTACCTTTGAATCCAGATGCTCCAGGGAGTCCAACTGGACCAGTGGGTCCCACGTCACCCTTAATGCCTCGCAAGCCAAGAACACCAGGGAAACCGGGAGTGCCTGTGTCACCTTGGTCAGAAGCCGGGCCAGGGGGTCCTCGTGGTCCTGGAGGACCTGGAAAACCTAGAGACAACAGAGGTAATTGGCAGAATCTGTTCCTGGGGCAAAGTAAATGCTGGGTCTATCCCCAGCATTTCTTTCTGGCTGGAGAATAGACTGGAGTAGCAGCCTCTCCGACAAGGCTGTGAGGTACCAGATGGGTACCGGTGCCATCATGACAAAGCTTCCAAACTGCACTCACCTGAACTCCCATCGGTGCCTGGAACGCCAGCATCTCCAGGTCTCCCACGTATGTCGGATGGAAGAGAAACTCCAGGTGTTCCTGGCAAGCCAGGCAGTCCCATAGGACCAGGGGGACCTAGAATAATAAACACAAAGTGAAGGAGGATTGGGGAGCATTTATATTGAGGAGAACAAAGAGACATCTCACTACAGGAGGGGAAACAATACATActgtgctgctcaggagagATATAGATAGTTACTTTCAGAACTGTGTAACCAACCGTTTCTTAAAATACAGAGCAACATCACAGATTTCACATTTACCTGTCAAACTTCTAACCACCTTTGAGGCTTCAGGAAATTGTCTTTGGTAGTTCTGCTGACCATGCAACCCATTAACCTCAGCAGCAATACATCCCAGAACATCAATATTTACCCATGTCTCCTGATGAGCCTTTTGGTCCAGGGaatcctgcagctcctcttcccAAGCCTGGAGAGCCTTCTTCACCCTTTGGACCTGGGAGACCTGCAGGTCCTTTCAGTCCAGCTTCACTCAGACCTAATTAAACATGGTTAACAAAGATAAGAGAGCCTATTCAAATTGCCTAATAGCAGTCAAATTATTACACAAAATGAGTGGTGATTAAAAAACTACCCATTTACTACTgtctctgctgttttcagtaGAGCAGCTGGAATTGGTGATTTGGTGCCTCACATGCTACTCTGGTTGTGCAGAGTGAATTTAAACAATCTGCGAGATGCTGAGAGAAAAGCATATGACTGTTGTGGTTTCCCCACAAGCTCTTGCACAAGAATGGGAACATAGCAGTCCTGCGACAGATCTGCTGCCAGCCTGTATGCTGTGTCTCTCACGAGGACACACCAGACTCAAGCTTCTCGTCTTTAAATAACCTTGTGGGCTTCATGCTGCAACACAGGGATTCAGTTTGCACAGACTGCTGCAGAATGCACACAGGCACAAGTGGTGCAGGGCAGAGGctcccaggaaaagctgcagggagATGTTCAGCATGTCACTCTGGGAAAAGTATACACTAAGAGCAGCTCTCTCAGGAAAATTGTGGAGGATCTATATGCTGTAAATCATTACCTTCTGATAGACAAagttttaaacaaagaaaacacaggtaTTGTTTGAGTTGTACACAGGATGTCTGTCCATTTTCATGCATAAAACAGCTGCCACAAATTTTAGGTGCTACTTTACAAAATGACTGTAACTAAACAAGTCTTTTTGGTAAGCTCTTTCTTCACTTCTTTACTTTAGTAAAACACTGTTTGCAACACAGAACTACATTCTATTTCATATgattgaaaatatgaaaaaatccagcaaaatcTTCCTAAAAGCAGAATCTGGAAACAAATCAAAGAAATCTGTTCCTTAAGTTCCATATAATGGAGGGCTCTAAAAAGTagtacagaaacatttctttgctAAGTCCAATTCAAAGCAAGCATTTGGTGCTGTCCTGCTCAAATCAAACATCCATTAGAAAGAGTTTTATGATTTCATTCCATTAGTTTTCCAGAAGTGACATGGTCCTTCAGGAATTCAAGGAGAACCATCACCAGAAAAGCCTCTTCAACTCTACAGGCTGCATCCTATTCTTACTGGCATTGAAGAAGAATTTGTTCATGCACATTCAATATCCTGAGGTTTTTCTTCAGGTCATAATTAAAGCCCGAACTGGGTGAAATAAGGGAATTTTGTGGGAAACAGTGCTCTCAATGGAGCAGTGTATGCATTTCCCCAGCTATGACATTTCTACTACACATTTCCTTTACCTGGTGTTCCAGGAGACCCTTTTGTGCCTGGCAAGCCATTCAGACCATTTAAACCTGGAAATCCATGAAAGCCTGAAGAGACATTGGGAACACATAAGTGAGCAAATAGGCAAACAATCCAGTTAGGTGGAAATGTGTAAGATGCTTCAGGGACCATACAGCACATAAGAGAAACCTGACACAGGGGAACACAGCACATAAAGGTGTAAAGCCTCCCTTCACACAAGTGCCCTCCATGGAAACTCTTCCCACTGCTCTCTCCAGCTTTACCCTCCTCGAACACCCATTAGTCACTCAAACCAAATGAGAGCCCCTCCCTTTCCAATCACTCCTCTGctcatttccagcagctggtgcctgCACGTTGCCAAGAGGGAGCTCTTTCCCACGCACAGCTGGCCCGTCCCGCGCTGCCTGCAGAGACACTTGGCCgaaacactgcttttctgaCCCAACTTCTCTCTCCATGTGCAGGCTGCACATATACCTTTAGGTCCCACTGTTCCACGAGCTCCAGGGAATCCAACAGATCCTGGCTgtcctgggggtcctggtgggcCAGGGGATCCTCTCAGCCCAGCATTTCCAGGAATTCCTAAAAGCAAGCGGAAAAATATTCCTGTACCACACATCACATCCAGGCTGAAACAGCTCACAGCTCCATTTTACAGCTTTTGTTCCTGCACTTAACTCATAAGATGGGGGAATAAACtatttaaataaagcaaaatcagaTCCAAATCTCTCCTCATGCCACCACTAGCATCACATTTATCAAACTATTTATTtgatagggtttttttaaatcatagcTGTGACATTCTTCATCATTCACTAAGTAACACATGGCCAAATAACtaattaaattgttttccaaataaaagaTTTCAATAACAGCTTCCACTGTTCTCCAACCTTTAATCTTGATAACTATTTGGGAATCTACCTGCCAATTACCCCACAACCCAAAGACACTTATAGCCATTCTTCTGGGTAGGTTTGGCTCTAGAGAGagaacagacaaaaatattgctATGAAAGAGCTGTGAAGAAGTTGCTATTGCTTGTATCTGAGATCTTCCCTATTTGTTAATGGGATTCCTTTAGGTTTCAATATTGCAGGATTCACCATATTTGACCAGCAGGACAAGGTGACACCTTACACTACTGTCaaagaaaattatcattttCTTGCCAAACTTCTTGTTTAAGCCTCAGCTGAGGCAGGCCAAACAGGGCTAAGGAAGCATCAAGGTGCAGCTGTCACAGTCACGACATGAGCTGCAGAATATCGGTGCTCAATCCAGTACCTGCTGGTCCTTCTTGGCCAAGATCTCCTGGGCTGCCTTTGGGTCCATTCACCCCTGTGTTTCCTGGATAGCCCGGTTCACCCTTGAGACCTTCTCTACCTCTCTCTCCTGAAAGGATACAAACATACAAGTCAAGCTGGAGGAAGGCATGAAGAGGGTGAGAAACATGGTATGCTGAGGTTGCAGCACTTTGCTCAGCCATTGCCTGGGCCCTGGGCTGGAGTTCCAGGGTGCCAAATGCCAGTGCAAGTTCACAGGTGCCTCCTCAAGAAGTGAAGTGAACCCAGCATTAGAACTGGGCTGGTCTCAGATGTGTTCATTATCATCCAGATTTCTGCCCCACCTGGATTGCAGGCTCCTCAAATCTCACTTCCAGGATAACAGAAATACCCAAATTTGGCAAAGCCAACCTGTTTAGTCTCTAGAATTTTGTATTCTTGAAGTGAGAAACCAAGGGCTACTTTTACCTGGAAACCCTGggtctcctctctctccttttggTCCAGCAATGCCAGGAACACCAACAGACTCTCCCTGGTCacctgaaaaagaaaggcaaggcCATTCTGTGGACATCAGTTTCCAGTGCTTGTCTGAGAAAATAAACCTTGCTATATCTCAAATTTGTGGAGCAAAGACAATAGCAAGTGATGCACCTGAGTCTGAAAATGCTTATAACCATCAATGGATGCAGATCCACTCATACAAATGCACAAGACATTTACAGGTACTTCCACAACATCCCTGCACTTTTGACACAAGGACATGAGAGAAAAGGGTGCTTCCTGCACTTCCCAACAGGATTCACACAGTGCTGTGGCCAAACTTTCAGAGGACCATGAAGTATTTAGGCTTGGGACGGGTCTTGTCTGAATGAAGCCTCTTACAAAGGGATATGACTTGGAGCCAGTCACTGGAGAGCAATGGACACTTCCAGATCACTACTTATTCCTTTGTCTCATTAATATTAGGACTGTGTACAATGAAAGACCACGTACACTGTGAAAGATTTCTTACCCTTTGGACCAGGAAGGCCAATAGGTCCTGGGAATCCAAGTATTCCTATGGTGCCATCTGaaccctgaaaaaaaccaacccaagcAAAATTAagtctttgctttttattcttgcTGTTCCAGGCTTGGGTCATGGGGGATAACAGAACACAAAGGTGTAGGAAGAAATACTATATAAAATGGCATTTAATGGTATGagccaaacaaaaccaatctgGAAGTTTTGTAAGGAAAACTCCTGCCAGCTTCTGTTGCTGTGTGATGGAAGTACCAATTAGAACACAGGATTTTCCTAAGAGCACTCAGAGAAGAAGAAGATACTTAAGAAGGTATTTTACCCTCTCTCCTGGCATTCCTGGAAATCCCATGATACCATGTGCACCCTTCTGTCCTGGCAGCCCAGGTTGTCCAGGTGGACCAGGGAAGCCTGGGTCACCATGAAGACCTCTCTCTTTGCTTGCTGACCCAACTGGACCAGGGAGACCAGGCTGCCCACGGCTTCCCGGGATTCCTTTATCACCTGGGTAATATACAAGAGTGGAATTTCATTTAATAATATAGACATCCAGCTCATCTGGGTCAGTTAACCTGTTACCCTAAGCTCCCCTTAAAGTGGAAGAAGAGATGGCATTAGGTCTGCAGAACAGAACttcaaaggaaaactgttttctcaAAATTCAGAACTGCCATATACAAGTCTTGCTAGAATGGGAATGGCAGAGCAGATAACAGTAACACTGCAGGCACTGCCAAAAGGACAGACCATGCTCCACTGACAACAAGCCCAGATACTGAACAACTGATACTGGCAGCTAACTGCAATGTTGTGAAATACCTCTAGGTCCAGGGAATCCTGCAAGTCCAGCTAATCCAGGATCTCCTTTGTCTCCTTTGATTTGCAGTGCCTGTTCTGAAGTCCCAAGAACAGGAGGACCTGGGGGACCTATATCACCTCTGTCacctgaagaaataaaaagtcagGAAATATTCTTGCAAAATAATgtagcagagaaaaacagaacttcCATGTCTCCTGATGTGAATTCATTAGTGATCTTTGGTAAACAGGCCAAAGTATTGAAAAATAGAAGATTGCACTATTTAGAAGAAAGATAGCAGACACAGACATTTTAGAACTGCCTCCTaagtccctctgcagcacagccagcaaaAGCCATTCAGCTGTTTCTCACCTTTTTGACCTTGAAGTCCCACAACTCCTGgacttccttttcctccagctgtgccaggagctcctTTAAACCCATTCACTCCAGGGACACCAGGCAGTCCTGGCATGCCAGGGAAACCAAGCAGGCCAGAAGAGCCTTTCTCGCCTGCATGGAAAtgttgagaaataaaaagggaataTTAGTGTCTCCTGGTACACTACACGCCCACCCTGGGGCAGGTAAAGGCTGCCTGGGTCTGACCAATCACCCAAATCTGGGTAGTTAAACAAGCACATGGCACAGGCACAGAACTGTCACTTCTGTCACAGGTCTCCACTCACGATACTTCCAACCAGCACTTCTCAGTTCACCTTTAAGAACCTAGTCCTGCTTCCAGTGGATATCAAACCCAATCAGTTTCCAAGAGAACAACATGTAGTTCCACAGCTCTATTGCTTTGTGTTATTCTTCAGGTATACTGTAGTGGTGCCTAAAGACCACACAGTTTGTAAATTCTTACTTCCCATTTGATTTGTGGTTgattctcttcctcctttctatAAATTTCATTCACTGTTcatttcttcaattttcttgtctttctatTTTGATTTACACAACCCTTTGTCCACAAGGGCCTAAGACCTTTAAGACAGATTTCCTTATGAACATTATTTGATAATTAAATCCATAATTTGTAactcagcagcaaaacaaaggcaTCCCAACACTAGTTGGGGATTCATTCTCTTCCAGCAACTTGAGCCTAAAATCAGTATCAGCaaggttattttttttgtgGGCACAGCAATCTCAAGACTGAAACTCCTACCTTTTGGCCCAGAGAAACCTGGATGTCCGTCTTGACCATAAGGCCCAGGTGGCCCTAAGAATCCTCTTTCCCCAGGAGATCCTGGAGCACCATCAAGACCTGGGAAGCCTTTCATACCAGCAGGGCCTTGTGGTCCTACATCCCCAGCCACACCTTTGACTCCAGGAAGTCCTGAATCAATACAAGAAAGAACTCAACAGAGGGTATTGCACAAAACTAGGACAATTTGTGGCAGCTTCCTAAGCTCTTTACACACAGCACTGTTTTTAATGACAAATGGACCTTATGGCACATGCAGCCTACTAGAAGGCATAAAGCTTAGAACTGCAAAAGCATTAGTCATCTAATAATAAAATACCTACAAGGAGGGTTACTGCCTACATCACTACACAACCGGCAAGAGTGAAACCCCTTATGATGTATCCATTTTTGACCACCAGACACTGACCTATAATGCACAGCCTTACCTTTGTCATCAAGGCAGCCAAGACAGAATGGGGAGCATCATTAATGCCAGCTTCTGCTCCCTACCCCATCCTCTGGGTGAACCAGAGATCAATCAGCTGGACAGGCTTGTTTTCACAAGTTCCTTATTTCACCTCGGTAGTTGAACTGTACTCCTCAAGTGCCAATTGCTCACTACAGGAACAAGCTGATTGTGCCGTCCCAAAACCAATACCATATGCACCATTTAGCCTCTAAATGTTTCTAGCTGAAGCTTTGTAATGGTTTACAATTTTAAACAAAGGCTCAAACCATTGAAAACAGAATGCTCAGATCCAAAGgaatgaagagaaggaaaaatcaggTGGCttctgaaaaattacatttgcagCAGTAGCAGTCAATATTTGAGCTCTGTTATACTCAGGGCTCTATGCTACAACCCAGTATTCTTTTAAGCAGCTGAAAGAGCTGCCTTATttaagaagacaaagaaaacacacacacttaAAATCTCTGCATATTAATGATTTTCTTTATAGGCT
Coding sequences:
- the COL4A6 gene encoding collagen alpha-6(IV) chain isoform X2, producing MGRAGALVLLLLWLGAELASAGGKKSYSGPCGGRDCSAGCKCFPEKGARGRPGPIGLPGPIGAPGFTGPEGLPGAKGERGAVGPPGPAGQKGDKGPMGVPGFQGINGIPGHPGQSGPRGRPGLDGCNGTSGSPGISGPDGFPGLPGLPGRPGLKGLKGEPVFAQGSLKGLKGENGLPGLDGVPGPKGFPGPVGPAGPIGLPGFQGPVGPLGPPGPKGNMGLGFQGEKGEKGDVGLPGPPGPPPSTGILEFMGFPKGKQGEKGEPGPQGFPGDQGLPGIPGFGGVGEKGEKGVPGLPGGRGLLGLDGSDGIPGRKGHPGVPGYPGLDGVEGMKGELGDIGPPGPPVVIDREGVVISGAPGDPGNPGIPGPPGDEGIIGLPGLPGAPGFPGLERDGMGPGGSPGIPGVKGDVGEPGRATIGLPGPPGRGGLPGLPGAPGLPGSPRPSFSPGTILNGRTGAPGEPGQRGLPGALGPKGYKGEAGDCACDGGVTRAGLKGISGPPGLSGSPGVPGAKGIGGDPGSVGAPGLRGPPASAGQQGLPGLKGEKGDPSYATVKGARGDRGATAPRGPSGIPGTPGRDGLPGLPGPPGPPGDGGLGFPGEKGLPGLPGTKGHRGETGSPGVGYPGPSGIRGPPGDPGMDGFPGQAGLPGPPGITLPCIVPGAYGPPGTPGFPGLPGPKGSKGFSGIPGQPGLHGSKGQPGSPGIIGLQGEPGFPGPRGEQGSQGLPGLEGTDGLPGKMGASGLAGIKGAPGDVFGAESGTVGEHGRPGLPGDKGLTGDIGFPGPKGLDGRLGLLGIKGEQGHPGYSGVPGLRGPPGPGGPFGIKGKPGPLGPAGLAGAPGLPGVKGVAGDVGPQGPAGMKGFPGLDGAPGSPGERGFLGPPGPYGQDGHPGFSGPKGEKGSSGLLGFPGMPGLPGVPGVNGFKGAPGTAGGKGSPGVVGLQGQKGDRGDIGPPGPPVLGTSEQALQIKGDKGDPGLAGLAGFPGPRGDKGIPGSRGQPGLPGPVGSASKERGLHGDPGFPGPPGQPGLPGQKGAHGIMGFPGMPGERGSDGTIGILGFPGPIGLPGPKGDQGESVGVPGIAGPKGERGDPGFPGERGREGLKGEPGYPGNTGVNGPKGSPGDLGQEGPAGIPGNAGLRGSPGPPGPPGQPGSVGFPGARGTVGPKGFHGFPGLNGLNGLPGTKGSPGTPGLSEAGLKGPAGLPGPKGEEGSPGLGRGAAGFPGPKGSSGDMGPPGPMGLPGLPGTPGVSLPSDIRGRPGDAGVPGTDGSSGFPGPPGPRGPPGPASDQGDTGTPGFPGVLGLRGIKGDVGPTGPVGLPGASGFKGARGEPGLMGMPGKDGPPGDPGYAGLKGEMGRRGLPGRPGAPGITPQPEEVTAPAGLPGLPGIDGVPGFDGDPGFHGPAGKPGPKGLPGRLGLKGRDGLPGTPGIVGEPGLPGAPGPQGFEGAAGKPGSLGLPGMPGRSVGVGYTLVKHSQSDQIPPCPIGMNKLWDGYSLLYVEGQEKSHNQDLGFAGSCLPRFSTMPFIYCNINEVCYYASRNDKSYWLSTTAPIPMMPVDSVQIPQYISRCSVCEAPSQAVAVHSQDITIPQCPLGWRSLWIGYSFLMHTAAGAEGGGQSLVSPGSCLEDFRATPFIECNGARGTCHYFANKYSFWLTTVEQEQQFVSAPPSETLKAGQLRTRVSRCQVCMKNL